One region of Mycobacterium riyadhense genomic DNA includes:
- a CDS encoding FAD-binding oxidoreductase yields MGLEDRDALRVLHAAFNPDDPDLVHRFYTHWFALDVSVRDLFPPEMDGQRAAFAHALHWVFGELVARRAEEPVAFLAQLGRDHRKYGVLPTHYDTLRRALYATLRSCLAEAWTGAVERAADQSLNLITGVMSGAAESDDGPAWWDATVIEHSRVSRDLAVVRVQLDRPLPFHAGQYVNVHVPQCPRRWRFLSPAIPPDADGGIEFHIRVVPGGIVSNAIVCETRPGDRWRLSSPHGGLRVDRDGGDVLMVAGSTGLAPLRALIMELSRYAENPRVHLFFGARYLCELYDLRTLWQIAAHNPWLSVSPVSEYNRDPSWAADYPDVSPPRGLHVRQTGRLPDVVTKYGGWGDRQILISGGPAMIRATRAALIAKGAPPERIQHDPLSR; encoded by the coding sequence GTGGGCCTTGAGGACCGGGATGCGCTGCGGGTGTTGCACGCCGCCTTCAACCCAGATGACCCGGACCTCGTCCACCGGTTTTACACACACTGGTTCGCTCTTGACGTCTCGGTGCGCGACCTGTTCCCGCCCGAAATGGACGGCCAGCGAGCCGCTTTCGCGCACGCGTTGCACTGGGTATTCGGCGAACTGGTCGCCCGGCGTGCCGAGGAACCGGTGGCCTTCCTAGCCCAACTCGGCCGGGATCACCGCAAATACGGCGTGCTGCCTACACATTACGACACGCTGCGCCGCGCGCTGTATGCGACGCTGCGCAGTTGCCTGGCCGAAGCTTGGACCGGCGCCGTCGAAAGAGCCGCAGATCAGTCGCTCAACCTGATCACCGGGGTGATGAGCGGCGCCGCCGAATCTGACGACGGGCCCGCCTGGTGGGACGCCACGGTCATCGAGCACTCGCGGGTGTCAAGGGATCTCGCGGTCGTCCGGGTGCAACTGGACCGCCCGCTGCCCTTTCACGCCGGCCAGTACGTCAACGTCCATGTCCCGCAATGCCCGCGTCGCTGGCGATTCCTCAGCCCCGCGATACCGCCCGACGCCGACGGTGGGATCGAGTTTCACATCCGCGTGGTCCCCGGCGGCATCGTCAGCAACGCCATCGTCTGCGAAACCCGGCCGGGCGATCGATGGCGACTGTCGAGTCCGCACGGCGGACTGCGGGTCGACCGCGACGGCGGCGACGTGTTGATGGTCGCCGGCAGCACCGGGCTGGCACCGCTACGCGCACTGATCATGGAGCTGAGCCGCTACGCCGAAAACCCGCGGGTGCACCTGTTCTTCGGTGCGCGCTACCTCTGCGAACTGTACGACCTGCGCACGCTGTGGCAGATCGCGGCGCACAATCCGTGGCTTTCGGTTTCGCCGGTCTCGGAGTACAACCGCGATCCGTCCTGGGCCGCCGACTATCCCGATGTTTCGCCGCCGCGCGGCCTGCACGTTCGCCAAACCGGTCGGTTGCCCGACGTCGTCACCAAGTACGGCGGCTGGGGCGACCGGCAAATCCTGATCAGTGGCGGACCGGCGATGATCCGCGCGACCAGGGCCGCCCTGATCGCCAAAGGCGCTCCACCGGAACGTATCCAGCACGACCCGCTATCGCGCTAG
- a CDS encoding PucR family transcriptional regulator, translating into MVRPEPSPRVCELIRAGARIVLNSSQDFLDAVDRDMLAANPTIANDPGLAAMVSRANRANLIHFAAANLRNPGAPVPANLGGEPLRLARELVRRGLARSVLEIHRIGQNVAWQRWHDVAFGLTCDPQELRELLDVQFRLANDFVDATLAGIAAQLQSEYDELARDGRAECRRVVDQILEGEPVNPARCQARLGYSLDQSHTAAIIWTDRLNGDYNQLDDAMGAVGRLAGWPRPLCVDVDAETRWVWVNDAVALDSDQIATVLINASQARIAIGTTAKGIDGFRRSHTEALTVQRMMVRLRSPQRVARFEDVEMIALLTEDSAGADDFIKNTLGDLASASPSLRHTVLTYIEEQCNATRTAKRLYTHRNTLQHRLDTADRLLPRPLDQASVEVAVALRTLRWRGGQIVDSTRPRTHAHHNGTVQQCTG; encoded by the coding sequence GTGGTCAGGCCAGAGCCCTCGCCGCGGGTATGTGAGCTCATCCGTGCCGGAGCGCGGATCGTCTTGAATTCCAGCCAAGACTTCCTCGACGCGGTTGATCGCGACATGCTGGCCGCCAACCCAACCATCGCTAACGATCCCGGCCTCGCAGCAATGGTCAGCCGCGCCAACCGGGCCAACCTGATCCACTTTGCCGCTGCCAACCTGCGTAACCCCGGCGCCCCGGTGCCCGCGAACCTCGGCGGCGAGCCGCTGCGCTTGGCACGCGAACTGGTGCGCCGCGGCCTAGCCAGGTCGGTGCTAGAAATCCACCGCATCGGACAAAACGTGGCCTGGCAGCGCTGGCATGACGTCGCGTTTGGCCTTACCTGCGACCCTCAAGAGCTGCGCGAACTGCTCGACGTGCAATTTCGCTTGGCCAACGACTTTGTCGATGCCACGCTGGCTGGCATCGCCGCACAGTTGCAGTCGGAATATGACGAACTGGCTCGCGATGGTCGTGCCGAATGCCGCAGAGTCGTCGATCAGATCCTCGAAGGCGAACCCGTCAACCCTGCGCGTTGCCAGGCACGATTGGGCTACTCTCTCGACCAGTCTCATACCGCCGCCATCATCTGGACCGACCGGCTCAATGGCGACTACAACCAGCTTGACGACGCCATGGGCGCGGTCGGCCGCCTGGCGGGATGGCCGCGCCCACTGTGCGTGGACGTCGACGCCGAAACCCGTTGGGTGTGGGTCAACGACGCGGTTGCCCTGGACAGCGACCAGATCGCCACGGTGCTCATCAACGCGTCGCAGGCACGCATCGCGATTGGGACCACCGCGAAAGGAATCGACGGATTCCGGCGCAGTCACACAGAAGCACTCACCGTGCAGCGCATGATGGTTCGGCTGCGATCACCTCAGCGAGTCGCGCGCTTCGAAGACGTCGAGATGATCGCGTTGCTCACGGAAGATTCCGCCGGCGCAGACGACTTCATCAAGAACACCCTCGGAGATTTGGCCTCAGCCAGCCCCTCCTTGCGGCACACCGTTCTGACATACATCGAGGAACAATGCAACGCCACGCGTACCGCAAAACGCCTCTACACCCACCGCAACACCTTGCAGCACCGGCTCGACACAGCTGACCGACTCCTCCCGCGGCCCCTCGACCAAGCCAGCGTTGAGGTCGCCGTCGCGCTCCGAACCCTGCGGTGGCGTGGTGGTCAAATAGTTGATTCCACCCGACCGCGCACCCACGCGCACCACAACGGCACCGTGCAGCAGTGCACTGGCTAG